In a genomic window of Vigna angularis cultivar LongXiaoDou No.4 chromosome 6, ASM1680809v1, whole genome shotgun sequence:
- the LOC108341798 gene encoding U3 snoRNP-associated protein-like EMB2271: protein MPRKKKSHDPFFTNDSRKRQKPNGKLDRDDEEDAEIESDFDEDGFFAGVDDGSGEDQEVETGAEARKRIAQDYIQMVRQIAQKEKEQKDGEEDEDGDGEDEEGARDSLVAQKLIKEQQEESGRVRRSIASKVKVSSDEGFRVLVKHRQSVTAVALSEDDSKGFSASKDGVIMRWDVNSGQFERYKWPSESVLKSHGLKDPQGSAAKQSKHVLALAASSDGRYLATGGLDRHVHIWDTRTREHVQAFPGHKGPVSCLAFRQGTSELFSGSFDRTIKIWNVEDRTYMNTLFGHQSEVLSIDCLRKERVLTAGRDRSMQLFKVHEESRLVFRAPASSLECCCFVNNEELLSGSDDGSIELWTVMRKKPIYILRNAHALLVDSMKSDQKDSEKLPNGNIENGYHHPENHHCASVLSWVSAVTVCRNSDLAASGAGNGSVRLWAVESDTKDIKPLHNVPLVGFVNTLAFAKSAEFLIAGVGQEPRLGRWGSNPEARNGVSILPLKL from the exons ATGCCGCGAAAGAAGAAAAGCCATGACCCCTTCTTCACCAACGATTCCCGAAAACGCCAAAAGCCCAATGGCAAACTTGACCGCGACGATGAAGAGGATGCCGAGATAGAAAGCGATTTTGATGAAGATGGCTTCTTCGCCGGCGTCGACGACGGCTCCGGTGAGGATCAGGAGGTAGAAACAGGCGCGGAGGCTCGGAAGAGAATCGCACAGGACTATATCCAAATGGTTCGGCAAATAGCGCAGAAAGAGAAAGAACAAAAGGACGGTGAGGaggatgaagatggtgatggaGAAGACGAAGAAGGAGCAAGAGACTCTCTCGTAGCTCAGAAGTTGATAAAGGAGCAACAAGAGGAAAGTGGGCGCGTCAGAAGAAGCATTGCTTCAAA gGTGAAAGTAAGTAGCGATGAAGGGTTTAGGGTGTTGGTGAAGCACAGACAGAGCGTTACAGCGGTGGCCCTGTCTGAGGATGATTCGAAGGGCTTTTCCGCGTCGAAGGACGGAGTAATTATGCGGTGGGATGTGAACAGTGGGCAATTTGAGCGGTATAAGTGGCCCAGTGAGTCCGTGTTGAAATCTCATGGCTTGAAGGATCCGCAAGGCTCGGCTGCAAAGCAAAGTAAACATGTATTGGCTTTGGCTGCTAGCTCGGATGGTAGGTATTTGGCGACTGGAGGACTTGATCGCCATGTTCATATATGGGATACTCGTACCAGAGAGCATGTTCAG GCTTTTCCAGGTCATAAGGGCCCTGTTTCTTGTCTGGCTTTTAGGCAGGGAACTTCGGAACTTTTTTCAGGTTCATTTGATAGGACAATTAAGATATGGAATGTTGAAGACAGAACTTACATGAATACTTTATTTGGTCACCAAAGTGAAGTATTAAGTATTGATTGCTTACGCAAAGAAAGGGTACTAACTGCTGGACGTGATCGTAGCATGCAATTGTTTAAG GTTCATGAAGAGTCACGTCTTGTATTTCGTGCTCCTGCATCCTCCTTGGAATGCtgttgttttgttaataatGAGGAACTCTTGTCTGGTTCGGATGATGGAAGCATTGAGCTTTGGACTGTAATGCGAAAGAAGCCTATTTACATTTTGAGGAATGCTCATGCCTTACTGGTGGATAGCATGAAATCTGACCAAAAGGACAGTGAAAAACTTCCCAACGGTAACATAG AAAATGGTTACCACCATCCTGAGAACCATCATTGTGCGTCAGTTTTGTCTTGGGTCAGTGCAGTCACTGTTTGTAGAAACAGTGACCTTGCAGCATCTGGGGCTGGCAATGGTTCTGTTCGATTATGGGCAGTTGAAAGTGATACAAAAGACATTAAACCTCTTCATAATGTGCCATTG GTTGGATTTGTGAATACCTTGGCTTTTGCAAAATCAGCAGAATTCTTAATTGCGGGAGTTGGACAG GAACCTCGTCTCGGGAGGTGGGGAAGTAACCCTGAAGCACGAAATGGAGTTTCAATTCTTCCTCTTAAGTTGTGA
- the LOC108343171 gene encoding peroxidase A2, with protein sequence MSSFSVFTVKVALFCVVVLLAASQPFSNAQLDNSFYRDTCPRVHSIVREVLRNVSKSDPRILASLIRLHFHDCFVQGCDASVLLNSTDTIVSEQTAAPNNNSLRGLDVVNQIKTAVENACPGIVSCADILALAAEISSVLAHGPDWKVPLGRRDSLNASFDLANQNLPGPNFSLDQLKSAFERQNLNTTDLVALSGAHTIGRAQCRFFVNRLYDFNSTGNPDPTLNTTLLQALRAICPNGGSGTNLTNLDLSTPDRLDSNYYSNLQLQNGLLRSDQELFSTTGADTIPIVNSFSGNQTLFYENFKASMIKMSIIQVLTGTQGEIRAHCNFVNGNSATFTTLPTQQSSEDDGVVSSI encoded by the exons ATGAGTTCTTTCAGTGTTTTCACAGTGAAAGTAGCACTTTTCTGTGTGGTGGTTTTGCTTGCAGCATCACAACCCTTCTCAAATGCACAGCTTGATAACTCTTTTTACAGAGACACATGTCCAAGGGTGCATTCTATTGTTCGTGAAGTTCTCAGAAATGTCTCAAAATCTGATCCTCGTATTCTCGCCAGTCTCATAAGACTTCACTTCCATGATTGCTTTGTTCAG GGTTGTGATGCATCAGTTCTTTTGAACAGCACTGATACGATCGTGAGTGAGCAAACTGCAGCGCCAAATAACAACAGCTTAAGAGGTTTGGATGTTGTGAATCAGATCAAGACAGCAGTAGAAAATGCTTGCCCTGGCATTGTTTCTTGTGCTGATATTCTTGCTCTTGCAGCTGAGATATCTTCTGTTCTG GCTCATGGTCCCGATTGGAAAGTTCCTCTGGGAAGAAGAGACAGTTTAAACGCAAGTTTTGATCTTGCTAATCAAAATCTTCCTGGTCCTAATTTCTCCCTCGACCAACTGAAATCTGCATTTGAAAGACAAAACCTCAACACAACCGATCTAGTTGCACTTTCAG GTGCTCATACAATTGGCAGAGCTCAATGCAGATTTTTTGTGAATCGATTATACGATTTCAACAGCACTGGAAACCCTGACCCAACTCTTAACACAACCTTGTTACAAGCACTTCGAGCAATTTGCCCCAATGGTGGATCTGGAACCAATCTCACCAACCTGGACCTAAGCACACCTGATAGACTTGACTCTAACTACTACTCCAATCTTCAACTTCAAAATGGCTTACTTCGAAGTGATCAAGAGTTGTTTTCCACCACTGGTGCAGATACCATTCCCATTGTCAACAGCTTCAGCGGTAACCAGACTCTTTTCTACGAAAATTTTAAGGCTTCAATGATAAAAATGAGCATCATACAAGTTCTCACAGGAACACAGGGAGAGATTCGAGCACACTGTAACTTTGTCAATGGAAATTCAGCTACTTTCACTACTCTACCTACCCAACAATCTTCAGAAGATGATGGTGTTGTGAGCTCAATCTAA
- the LOC108343173 gene encoding peroxidase E5 has protein sequence MKMRFLCVVVTALVVLGGLPFSSDAQLDPFFYQWTCPPVRHVVFQVVERASQKDPRLPASLVRLFFHDCFVQGCDASILLNNTATIVSEQQALPNNNSIRGLDVVNDIKTAVENVCPGVVSCADILTIAAEVSSILAGGPFIKFPLGRRDSLTANRTLANQNLPSPFSTLDQLKAAFAVQRLDTADLVALSGAHTFGRAHCFFILSRLYNFSGTGRPDPTLDPAYAQQLRNICPQGGPNNLVNFDPNTPDRFDKNYYSNLQVKRGLLQSDQELFSTPGADTIALVNRFSADQNAFFSSFAKSMIKMGNIGVLTGNRGEIRKQCNFINRRSVEVDMGTVASESEEGMVSSI, from the exons ATGAAAATGAGGTTTCTTTGTGTTGTGGTAACAGCCCTAGTGGTACTTGGAGGGTTACCCTTTTCCTCAGATGCACAACTAGACCCCTTCTTCTACCAGTGGACTTGTCCACCCGTGCGTCATGttgtgttccaagtggtagagaGAGCTTCACAAAAGGATCCTCGTCTGCCTGCCAGTCTCGTCAGGCTTTTCTTTCACGACTGTTTTGTTCAA GGTTGTGATGCATCGATTTTGTTGAACAACACTGCAACGATAGTGAGTGAGCAACAAGCCCTGCCAAACAACAACTCCATAAGAGGTTTGGATGTGGTGAATGACATCAAGACAGCAGTGGAGAATGTTTGTCCCGGCGTTGTTTCTTGTGCAGATATTCTTACTATTGCAGCTGAAGTTTCTTCTATTCTG GCTGGTGGTCCTTTCATCAAATTTCCATTGGGAAGAAGGGATAGTTTAACAGCAAACAGAACACTTGCGAATCAAAACCTTCCTTCTCCTTTCTCCACACTCGATCAACTTAAAGCAGCATTTGCTGTTCAACGTCTTGACACTGCTGATCTAGTTGCACTCTCAG GTGCTCATACATTTGGCAGAGCTCACTGCTTTTTCATTCTTAGCCGATTGTACAACTTCAGTGGCACTGGCAGACCCGATCCAACTCTGGACCCTGCTTACGCACAACAATTGCGCAATATATGCCCTCAAGGTGGACCAAACAACTTGGTAAATTTTGACCCAAACACTCCTGATAGATTCGACAAAAACTATTACTCCAACCTTCAGGTTAAGAGGGGTTTGCTTCAGAGTGACCAAGAGTTGTTCTCCACACCCGGTGCTGACACCATCGCCCTTGTGAACAGGTTCAGTGCTGACCAAAACGCTTTCTTTAGCAGCTTTGCCAAATCAATGATAAAAATGGGAAATATCGGTGTTCTCACCGGGAACAGAGGAGAAATCAGAAAacaatgtaattttattaacaGAAGATCTGTTGAAGTTGATATGGGAACTGTGGCCTCCGAATCAGAGGAGGGTATGGTTAGCTCTATATAA